A stretch of the Vitis vinifera cultivar Pinot Noir 40024 chromosome 16, ASM3070453v1 genome encodes the following:
- the LOC100256191 gene encoding RNA polymerase sigma factor sigA isoform X2, which yields MMGTAAVIGLSAGNRLLASSHHYSDVAEKLSSYVNDVGFPHHPSPPPKNLISAKKPSNYTPSSNRSIQSMKALKEHVESASAPSTADPDLSSSSSEVEDEEYLVEAFLLLQKSMLEKQWNLSFVGTVVGKEEEEEEEEEEEEDMGKKARQKRREVTCSGTSARQRRISGRKRVMNEKSKSRVRAALGVENRLKGYVKGVVSEELLTHAQVVLLSNKIKAGLLLEDHKSRLKERIGSEPTDEQVAASLRMSRAELQSKLIECSLAREKLAMSNVRLVMSIAQRYDNMGAEMADLVQGGLIGLLRGIEKFDSSKGFKISTYVYWWIRQGVSRALVENSRTLRLPSHLHERLSLIRNAKIRLEEKGITPSIDRIAECLNMSQKKVRNATEAISKVFSLDREAFPSLNGLPGETLHSYIADVRLENNPWHGVDEWALKDEVNKLINTTLGERERDIIRLYYGLDNECLTWEDISKRIGLSRERVRQVGLVALEKLKNAARKGRMEAMLVKY from the exons ATGATGGGTACAGCTGCAGTCATAGGGCTGAGTGCTGGGAACAGGCTCTTGGCCTCCTCCCACCACTACTCTGATGTTGCAGAGAAGCTCTCCTCCTATGTGAATGATGTTGGGTTCCCCCACCACCCATCTCCCCCACCCAAGAATCTCATATCAGCCAAGAAGCCCTCAAATTATACCCCATCTTCCAATCGCAGCATTCAATCCATGAAAGCCCTCAAGGAACATGTGGAATCAGCCTCTGCTCCTTCTACAGCAGACCCAGatctctcctcctcctcctcagAGGTTGAGGATGAGGAGTACTTGGTGGAGGCCTTCCTCTTGTTGCAGAAGTCCATGCTTGAAAAGCAGTGGAATCTTTCATTTGTTGGAACAGTAGTAgggaaggaggaggaggaggaggaggaggaggaagaggaggaggatATGGGGAAGAAAGCAAGGCAGAAGAGGAGGGAAGTCACATGTTCTGGGACATCGGCCAGGCAGAGGAGGATTAGTGGTAGGAAAAGGGTAATGAATGAGAAGAGTAAGAGCAGGGTGAGGGCAGCGTTGGGGGTTGAGAATCGATTGAAGGGGTATGTGAAGGGGGTGGTGAGTGAAGAACTGCTCACCCATGCTCAAGTAGTTCTCCTCTCCAACAAAATCAAAGCTGGTCTTTTATTAGAGGATCATAAGTCCAG ACTGAAGGAAAGAATAGGAAGCGAGCCAACAGATGAACAAGTGGCGGCATCGTTGAGGATGTCGAGGGCGGAGTTGCAGTCCAAACTGATAGAGTGCAGTTTGGCGAGAGAGAAACTAGCCATGAGCAATGTTCGTTTGGTCATGTCTATTGCTCAAAGATATGATAACATGGGTGCTGAAATGGCCGACCTTGTTCAG GGTGGCTTGATCGGACTCCTTCGTGGCATTGAGAAGTTTGATTCTTCCAAGGGCTTCAAAATTTCCACTTATGTCTACTGGTGGATACGCCAG GGTGTCTCCAGAGCATTAGTTGAGAATTCAAGAACCCTCAGATTGCCTTCTCATCTCCATGAAAGACTCAGTTTAATCCGCAATGCCAAGATTAGACTCGAAGAGAAAGGAATCACTCCATCCATCGAT AGAATCGCCGAATGCTTGAACATGTCCCAGAAGAAAGTTAGGAACGCAACTGAG GCCATCAGTAAGGTGTTCTCACTTGATCGAGAAGCATTCCCCTCTTTGAATGGTCTTCCTGGAGAAACCCTTCACAGT TATATTGCAGATGTTCGCCTTGAGAACAACCCCTGGCATGGTGTAGACGAGTGGGCACTCAAG GATGAAGTAAACAAGCTGATTAACACGACGCTTGGGGAGCGGGAGAGAGATATTATACGTCTTTACTATGGTCTGGATAATGAATGCCTCACATGGGAGGACATCAGTAAACG CATAGGGTTATCAAGAGAGAGGGTACGGCAAGTTGGACTTGTTGCATTGGAGAAACTAAAAAACGCAGCACGGAAGGGCAGGATGGAGGCCATGCTGGTGAAATATTGA
- the LOC100256191 gene encoding RNA polymerase sigma factor sigA isoform X1, producing the protein MVLQSHMMGTAAVIGLSAGNRLLASSHHYSDVAEKLSSYVNDVGFPHHPSPPPKNLISAKKPSNYTPSSNRSIQSMKALKEHVESASAPSTADPDLSSSSSEVEDEEYLVEAFLLLQKSMLEKQWNLSFVGTVVGKEEEEEEEEEEEEDMGKKARQKRREVTCSGTSARQRRISGRKRVMNEKSKSRVRAALGVENRLKGYVKGVVSEELLTHAQVVLLSNKIKAGLLLEDHKSRLKERIGSEPTDEQVAASLRMSRAELQSKLIECSLAREKLAMSNVRLVMSIAQRYDNMGAEMADLVQGGLIGLLRGIEKFDSSKGFKISTYVYWWIRQGVSRALVENSRTLRLPSHLHERLSLIRNAKIRLEEKGITPSIDRIAECLNMSQKKVRNATEAISKVFSLDREAFPSLNGLPGETLHSYIADVRLENNPWHGVDEWALKDEVNKLINTTLGERERDIIRLYYGLDNECLTWEDISKRIGLSRERVRQVGLVALEKLKNAARKGRMEAMLVKY; encoded by the exons ATGGTGTTGCAGAGCCACATGATGGGTACAGCTGCAGTCATAGGGCTGAGTGCTGGGAACAGGCTCTTGGCCTCCTCCCACCACTACTCTGATGTTGCAGAGAAGCTCTCCTCCTATGTGAATGATGTTGGGTTCCCCCACCACCCATCTCCCCCACCCAAGAATCTCATATCAGCCAAGAAGCCCTCAAATTATACCCCATCTTCCAATCGCAGCATTCAATCCATGAAAGCCCTCAAGGAACATGTGGAATCAGCCTCTGCTCCTTCTACAGCAGACCCAGatctctcctcctcctcctcagAGGTTGAGGATGAGGAGTACTTGGTGGAGGCCTTCCTCTTGTTGCAGAAGTCCATGCTTGAAAAGCAGTGGAATCTTTCATTTGTTGGAACAGTAGTAgggaaggaggaggaggaggaggaggaggaggaagaggaggaggatATGGGGAAGAAAGCAAGGCAGAAGAGGAGGGAAGTCACATGTTCTGGGACATCGGCCAGGCAGAGGAGGATTAGTGGTAGGAAAAGGGTAATGAATGAGAAGAGTAAGAGCAGGGTGAGGGCAGCGTTGGGGGTTGAGAATCGATTGAAGGGGTATGTGAAGGGGGTGGTGAGTGAAGAACTGCTCACCCATGCTCAAGTAGTTCTCCTCTCCAACAAAATCAAAGCTGGTCTTTTATTAGAGGATCATAAGTCCAG ACTGAAGGAAAGAATAGGAAGCGAGCCAACAGATGAACAAGTGGCGGCATCGTTGAGGATGTCGAGGGCGGAGTTGCAGTCCAAACTGATAGAGTGCAGTTTGGCGAGAGAGAAACTAGCCATGAGCAATGTTCGTTTGGTCATGTCTATTGCTCAAAGATATGATAACATGGGTGCTGAAATGGCCGACCTTGTTCAG GGTGGCTTGATCGGACTCCTTCGTGGCATTGAGAAGTTTGATTCTTCCAAGGGCTTCAAAATTTCCACTTATGTCTACTGGTGGATACGCCAG GGTGTCTCCAGAGCATTAGTTGAGAATTCAAGAACCCTCAGATTGCCTTCTCATCTCCATGAAAGACTCAGTTTAATCCGCAATGCCAAGATTAGACTCGAAGAGAAAGGAATCACTCCATCCATCGAT AGAATCGCCGAATGCTTGAACATGTCCCAGAAGAAAGTTAGGAACGCAACTGAG GCCATCAGTAAGGTGTTCTCACTTGATCGAGAAGCATTCCCCTCTTTGAATGGTCTTCCTGGAGAAACCCTTCACAGT TATATTGCAGATGTTCGCCTTGAGAACAACCCCTGGCATGGTGTAGACGAGTGGGCACTCAAG GATGAAGTAAACAAGCTGATTAACACGACGCTTGGGGAGCGGGAGAGAGATATTATACGTCTTTACTATGGTCTGGATAATGAATGCCTCACATGGGAGGACATCAGTAAACG CATAGGGTTATCAAGAGAGAGGGTACGGCAAGTTGGACTTGTTGCATTGGAGAAACTAAAAAACGCAGCACGGAAGGGCAGGATGGAGGCCATGCTGGTGAAATATTGA